Proteins co-encoded in one Papaver somniferum cultivar HN1 chromosome 5, ASM357369v1, whole genome shotgun sequence genomic window:
- the LOC113277793 gene encoding UPF0057 membrane protein At4g30660-like, with the protein MGVATCCDILIAILLPPLGVCFKTGCCSMEFIICLLLTILGYIPGIVYAIYVIAIQDRSELGGELHRPINDA; encoded by the exons aTGGGTGTAGCAACTTGTTGTGATATCCTGATAGCAATCTTGCTTCCTCCTTTGGGAGTTTGCTTCAAGACTGGTTGTTGCAGT ATGGAATTCATCATCTGCTTACTGCTAACAATTTTGGGTTACATCCCTGGAATCGTGTACGCTATTTACGTCATTGCCATTCAAGATCGCAGTGAACTTGGTGGTGAACTTCACCGCCCTATCAATGATGCATAG